AACAACTCCTGCAAGCAACGCACCAATCTCGAGTGAGAACCCTAAGTACTGCACCAACGCAGCCATGGCAAAACACCAACCGATGGAGAAGACAAACAAGTACTCTTGAGACCGAGCAATAAAGCGTTCAACTTTTGGAAATGTCTTATGTGCGATCAAGAACAGCATGCCAAGACCAAGAATTTTAAACAACGTCTTCGCAGCGACATCTGCAACAGCCCCCTGCTCGGTCAACGTGCCAAAAGCAACAAGCACGACAATGACGACCAAGTCCTGAACAAGAAGGACGCCCGTTGCGAGCCGACCGTGCAGAGTTTCTAAATCATGCTTGTCAGAAAGAAGCTTGAGCACGATAATAGTGCTGCTAAACGCCAATCCAAGCCCGACATACAGCGAGGGAACAAGAGAAAACCCAAGCAAAAGGCAAATCCCTGTACCGAGCAGCGCTGTCAGAACAACTTGTACAAAGCCAACAATAAGGGAAACAACACCAATATCCCGAATAAGCCGCAAATTAAGATTTATCCCCACAATGAAGAGAAGAAACGCGACGCCAAGCTTTGAGAAAATGGCCAGCGTGTCGGAGCTCGTAACAACGCCGAGCAAAGGCCCGACAATAACGCCAGTCAAGATGTACCCAATAATCACGGGTTGTCTGAAGAGTCGTAACAGTGTAGCCATGAACCAGGCCGAGATCAAAACCACACTAATCTCAATGAAAAGCTCGCTTCCAGACATTAACCTCTTCTCTTACCATAACTCCTTATAAATATTAAGGTTTTTCACCGTCCCAAAACGACGAACGCAACGAACGCAAAAAGCTTATAAACCAACACGTACCCTCTGAGGAAAACACCAGCCGCTGGCGAGATGTGGGCGTCGCTTGCCTGAATCGCCGAGTATACAACGGCAAAAAAATGGAGGCGACAAAAGACGATGGGATTGTACCAGTACTTACGAGAAGCATGGAAACGTCCAAAAGAAGCAATCCGTTCACAATACAGAGAACGGCTTATCGCATGGCGGCGAGAGCCAGTCACTGTCCGAATTACCCGGCCAACACGACTTGACCGAGCCAGGTCACTCGGTTACCGAGCAAAACAAGGCATCATTGTCGTCCGACAGCGTGTCGGAAGGGGAGGGAGGCAACGACCAACCATCCGAAAGGGACGACGATCTGCCCATTTTGGCAGGCGAAAAACCCTCCAAAAAAACTACCAAGCTATAGCTGAAGAGCGAGCAAACAAAAAATTTCCCAACTGCGAAGTACTCGGCAGCTACTGGGTTGCAGATGACGGAAAAAACTATTGGTACGAAATAATTCTTGTTGACAGAAGCCACCCTGTTGTGAAAAAAGACAAACAACTCAGCGGCATCGCGCAACAAAGAGGGCGCGCTTTCCGAGGGCTAACGTCTGCAGGAAGAAAAGCAAGAGGGCTTCGCAAAAAAGGAACAGGAAGCGAAAAAACGAGAAAGAAAAGAAGAACGTAAGGGAGAAACGCAGCACAAGCGAGTACTCTCAGATGTATACCCGCCAAAAAAGCGGGATTGCTCCTTTACACCATCAAGGCTCAGTAAACAAATACCGCTTCTCCTTGCCCATAATCTCGTCAGTAATTCGACGAGAAAACATAACCTTCGGGTCGGGCATGAGCTTCACTCGCCTACGAATATCTTCAAAACTTTTAAAAGGCCCCTCTTCCCTTGCTTCCAAAATCTCCCACATGTGCTTCTTACCAATCCCGGGCAACAACTCAATGATGTGCATCCTCGTATTCAAGGGTTGGGCAGTATTGAGGAAATGAACAAATTCCTGCTCTTTCTCGCTTACAATTTGCGCAACAACATGGGGCAACTCAGACTTAGCCGTCTCAGTCAACTTCCCAAAAGGCAGCCTCCCATTCACGTGACGAATCTTATCGCGCTTCTCAGCACCAATGTACACTTCCTCGTAAGGCTGAAGAAACACGCCTTTCTTTGCAACGAGTTCAAGAAGGGTAAACCGCTCCTTCCCAATAGCTTGTGCGATGGGGTTTTTCAAGTGAAGCGGACGCTTATCAAAAGGATAGCCGTTTGGCAAGAAGTCTAAAATGACAGCCACCTCTTCTCGCTTCTTCTCTGGCATACATTCCACCCACGAGAAGAGAAAAAACCAGATGAGTATATAAAACTTTTCTAAGCAACCTGGCCCGCAAAGACCCCTAACAGAAAAAGAAATGAACAGGAAACAGTCAAGGAAAATACAAGAAAAACCTATTTTGCAGACTTCTTCTCAGGAAGCGCTGCACGAATCGTCTTGGCAATTGCCTCCAAATGATCATTGCTGACGGTCAAAGGATACCCTTGGAGGACCAACTTCACCTCCTTTGCCGTCTTCGGCAGAACATCAACTAACTTAACGGCATACGCTTCCTTGAACCGAGGAATGTTCAATTCCAAAAGCGCCTTTTTGAGGGCTTCTGCATCTTTCTTTTTTAACGGCCCCACCGCATTCAAGTACTCCTCGGTTCTCTGAGCCCGAAAGTTAAGCTCTCCCACGTCTTTTTTGATTTTTTGCAAAAGCAACTTCACTTCAACGAGGAGCATCGGCCTCTTCTCTAGCAATTCAGGCTTTCCCATTTGCTTTTCAACCCGCTCTTTTTTTTCTTCCTCTCTGCACAAGAGGGCTGTTGTTGCACGTACCTAACGTACACCCTTCATATGTGCAGGATGGACAATGAGTTTCTTCTTCTTTGAAACATCCATTACAGCAACTTCATAACACGACCCGCACTTTCCTAACACGACACCTGTCTTTCCATGAAATCTTCGATGAAAAACACCTTCCGCAATAGAAGGCTCAAGCACCAGCGCGACCTTCTGGCCAGGCTGAAACTCCTGCAAATACTTCCGAATAGGCAACTTCCCTTTCTGCCGAATCTTTCTCGCAAGAAGCGATCGAGTCTTCCTCCGCTGACCACCAATTCGTTGCACCATACGTCTTCAACCCTTTAACAATACATTCATGCTTATTTCTTCTCTTTCTTCTCCTCAGGCAAGAGCTTTCGAATAATCTCATCCGGGATTTCAGCTTCCACCATCTTCTTCTTCGCAGCAGCAGGATCCTTTAGTTCATCAAGAATGGCCTTTGCCTTCTCCTCCCATTCTTTGTGCTGACGCTGAACTTGCTCTTGAAGCTCTTTTCGCTCCTCCTCCAACTCAGCAAGCTCGTCTTTGGAAACCTCAGTTTTTTCACTAAGAATCTCCTTATCAAACTTGCCAAGATTCACTTCTCGAAGCGCTTCTTTGGCGGGCATCTTCTCAACCTTAACACCCATCGATCGGCACGTTCCCAGCACTTCCCGAACTTTAGCTTTCAAGTCAGCACCGAGAAGAGCATCCTCCTTCATCTTCGCAATCTTAATGACCTGCTCAATTAAAAGGTCAGCAACGAACTCCTCCTGCGGCCTGCCAGACCCCTTGCTCAACCCGGCCTCCTTCTTAATCAACTGTGAGGTAGGCGGCGTCCCCACAGCAATGGAGAACGACTTCGTGTCTTTGTCAACTTCAACTTTGACAGGAACCTGCATCCCTTTAAATGACTCGGTCTTCTTATTAATCTCTGCAACAACTTGACCAATATTAACTCCCAAGGGGCCAAGCGCAGGCCCTAATGGCGGTGCAGCAGTAGCCTTTCCACCTTCAATCAGCACTTCAACACTTTCTGTTGCCATCGCTTCCAGGCGAATCCCAAAGGGTTTATAAGGGTTTCGACGTGGAGAAGCAACCGTTCCTTCGCCATCAGGCGAGGTTCCCAGCGACACCTCTGGCAAGCACCGGAGCCGCAGGACAGACAGAGGATTTAAAAAACCAAGGCGAGCTCCCAAAATTGCCTGGCAACTATGACGAAGAGCAATCCAGGCAATCACGAAAAACACACCAAAAAAACGCTAAAAAACCGCTCAGCGAGCAGCGCCTCCAATGTCACGACAAACCATCATCTACAAAACCCTCCCGAGCACTGCTGAGCGCTTTGCCAAGCTCACCGAGGGGGAATACATGAATCCTCTTCACAAAGCGTATTTTTTCAAATGGAAACCGCCTTTTTGGAAAAAAAATACAGGCCAAGTCATACCAGGCACGCAACTCGCACGCGACGCATACCTCTTCGCTCTTGAACGTCCGCCCTTGCCCTTCAAAGACCTCGCTCAACAAGGAATTGCCTTCGTCGCTACGTACCCTCACCCCACGCGTCCGGGAGTGCTTGCAATGCAATTGGACAGGAAAGACAATGAAACCAAAATAAGCCTTATCAACGTGCAAGGGAATGGAAAAAACGGCAAAGTCAACCTGGAAGCCATCCTCACAGCAAGCCACACAACCTCCCAGCGCCCCCCCTCAGAACGCGCATACGATCAAGATGTGAGCAGCACTAAAATGAATGCAGCCCTCCTCAACAAATTCGACAACACCCTCCCGCCCTGGGCACAACCACCAACACACCCAGCAACGAAAACAACCACGCCAAACCCTCCGGAAACGCCCGACTACCGCGCACTCAACCACGCATTCTACCCCTTGGCCGCAGCATTCAGGTCGGCGCTCAGACTGGTTCACCATTCCACCAAGGGGGAAGTAACCCGCATCAGGGAAGCACATTTGAAAACCAGGCTCGTTGAACAACAGTTTGAACTTTCAGCACGCTCCCTCCGCGCAACAAGGGAAAGCGCACGATATGAAGAAGAAACACCCTCTTTCGAAGCGCTCACGTATATCACTGAACTGCGCGAACCAAGAATGACTATCTCCACAACTCAACAAAAACAAAACAGACACGTAGAAGTGATCAGAGCCACGCTCGAAGCAAAGTCAACAATTTACCTTGAGAACTTGTATTACGGAACCGTTTCTTCAACTATCCTTTTCTCTCAATAAAGCAAGGCACAAAAGCTCAAGACGACGTGTTCCTTGCTACTGACCTTTTTCCTGAAGAACACGCTCAGGCAGCACGCGCTTAACAACGACCCGAATTCCGACGTCCTACGCGCGATTAATCCCTGCGAATAACCTTTACCGCATCAATCTTCACCGTAATCGGAATGGGCACTGCTGCTTCGAGCAACTCTACAACGACTTCTTCTTTTGCCTGATCAACCCTCGTAATTTTGCACTTCTCGCGCTTGAACGGCCCTGAAATAATCTCGGCGATGTCATTTTTTTGAATGTTAACTTCTTTTTTGACCTGATCAAGCATGTGCTCAATTTCCTTGTAGTCAACCAAGTCCGGAAGAACGCCCTTCGTGTAAGGAATTCCAAAAACCGCCTGTTCAACGTCTTGACGAGACGCGGCCTCAACGAAGACGTACCCCCTCATGCCGTGAGGACGAATAACCGCGTAAACGTCCAGTTTTTTCCTCTCAGCATTGGAAGCAATGAACCCGACAACTTGATCCTCCCTGTTCGCTGTCGTCCGAACAGCAAAAATCTTCGCCTCCTCAGGAATATCAGCGTCCTTCGCTGCAGCTTCTTGTTCTCCAACGCGCTCCTTCGCCTCCTCACGTGAAGCAACAGAAGACGTGCTCACTTCATCTTGCACTGTTGGTTCTGCCAAAGCACCACCCATGCTCTCCGCTGACGGCGCGGGTGGTGCGCGATTCTTATGCTCTTCCTTACTCATTGTTCTTTAACCTCTCTTCAAACAACATAGTACCTTACCCTAAAAAAGAACCGAAGATTCCGTAACGAATGAGATGAAGCAAAAAACCGATCAAACCAATAACGACCATCCCAAGACCCGCTACTTTCACAATCGTCTGGAACTCAAACCAGGACGGGCGCTTTGTCACTCGAAGCACACGAATACATTGGGTAATGAACGATTTCACCTGCATATGCGGTTCCTCCACTCACATAAATCATTACTTTTCACAAAAACCACCTAGCACTCCTCAATCGACGAACTCAATACCTAACTCGTCTTCAATCTCTCTCTTTTTGAAATCCTTCCCCTCACTTCCTCCACCGATGATCTGGGAGGAACGAACACCGGTAACGATGAGCATGACCCGAATCAATCCTTCAAGGTCTTCACTCAACTGAGCGCCCCAGATAATGCGCGCTTCCTCATCAAGCTTCTCCGAAACGGCCTCTACTACTTGACGAGCCTCTTCCAACGTCATATCGCTCCCGCCAGCAACATTAATCAACGCCCCGTTAGCTCCTGAAATATCCACATCCAACAAAGGATTGCTAATTGCCTTCTCCACCGCTTCACTCGCCCGATTTTCCGTGTCTGACTCGCCAACACCAATTAACGCGACGCCGCCATTCCCCATAACAGCTCGCACGTCGGCAAAGTCAAGATTCACCAAGCCTGCCTTCGTGACAAGCTCAGCAATTCCCTTCACTGCATTCGTCAAAATCTCATCAGCAACTTTGAAAGCGGTGTGCAAAGGAAGGTCAGGGGCGAGCTCCAAGAGTTTATCATTCGGTATAACAATGAGCGTATCCACCGAGCGCTCTAAACGCTCAAGACCCGCGACGGCGTTCTCGTGCCTGCGGTTCCCCTCCATATCAAACGGCAAGGTGACCACGCCAACGACCAACGCACCGGTCTTCTTTGCAATCTCTGCAACAACGGGAACACTGCCGGTTCCTGTCCCGCCGCCAAGCCCGCACGTTACGAAAACCATATCCGCACCTTGAAGCGCCTGCTTGATCTCGTGCTCAGACTCCCTGGCAGCCTCTTCACCAATTTTGGGGATGCTGCCTGCTCCCAACCCTTTTGTCAAGTCTTTTCCAATAAGAATCTTCTTATCGGCAGTGGTGTAAAGAAGATCTTGAGCGTCGGTGTTAATAGCAATGGTCTCTGCCCCAACAATACCGATCTCAGTAATACGATTAATGGTGTTGTTCCCAGCACCCCCTGCTCCAACAACCTTGATAGTCGCCCTCTGCTTCGCAAGCAACTCTTCAAGCTCATCGTCAAGCTGATGCTGCTGAGGCAACCGCTTTTTCTCTGCATCTTTCGCGTTCTGAATGATTGAGTCCACGCACCAACACCTCCTACCGCTCTAACCACATGCAAAGGAAATTTAAATACTTAACTCTTTTTCTCATGTGCTTTCACAGGCTTACGCGTGCTCTTGGCCTTTTCGCCAACACGTTCTTTTGCTATACCAACTTCCTCAAACGGAGTAAAGCGCCTCAGCCTGTCTTCAAGAACAGGCCTCACTCGCTCTAAGCGGGCTTTCAAGGCTTCTTCTTGGACCAAAACCCGCACCGTCTTGCCCTCAGCGCCAACAAAGGCATCCTGCAAACCAAACCAGCCAAGAACGGCCTTTGCCCGCTCAACAGCATCGCTTACGATTTCATGAACTTCAAGCTCGTACTCGATCTCGCGACCAGCAAGGGGATGGTTGAAATCAACCAACACCCTGCCCCCACTCACGCTCCGAACGACCCCGAACTGGTTATCAATACTCACTTCCATCCCCGGAAAGGGCGTTACTTGCTGCTTCATGAACGCCGCCTTTGGAATAAGCTGAAGCAACTTCGGAGACTTTCTCCCAAACGCTTCTTCGGGAGATAGGCGGATTTTATGCGAACCAACTGCTTTTCCAACCAATGCCTTGTCCAAGCCCGAAAGCCACTGGCCTTCGCCAACACAAATGACCTTCGGCCCAAACGTTGCTCCCTGACTGCTTACGTTCGCCTCCTGAGCGACGCGCTCCTTTGTTGTATCAACCACGCTTCCATCATCTACGAGCCGTGCAGTAAAGTCCACCCTAATAAAATCGCCACGCGCAATGGTTTTTGCAGAGGATGTCATTCTACCACCAAACCCCCGCTCAACGAATCACAGCCCCTCTGAACGTGCCGTACAGTCAACATTTTTGTCACGACCTCTTCCTCACACTAGCCCACAAAAGAGCAAAGGAAGAACACAAAAAAAGAATACTCACGCTCTTTTTAAACGTTTCGCCGCCGCTACCCACGCCCCAGAAAAACACCATCAATAAAGGATTGCCGTGCTAGCGTTGGACAACGCACTCCGGCACGAAAAACCTCATGGATTTAAATACTCAACCTGTTTTTTTACTAACACCATGCAGTATAGAGATTTCACGTTAGATCCATTTCAAGAGCAAGCCATCACCTCCATCAACAAAGGACACTCTGTTGTTGTCAGCGCCCCCACAGGATCAGGAAAAACACTCATTGCAGACTACATTATTGACACCTACCTCCACCAAGGAAAAAACGTCATTTATACTGCCCCTATTAAGGCACTCTCAAACCAAAAATTCAAAGAGTTTACCGCGCTCTTTGGAAAAGACGCCATCGGCCTCCTCACAGGAGATATTGTCATCAACCCTGCCGCTCCCGTTCTCATTATGACAACAGAGATTTACCGAAACATGTCGCTCATCAACGACCCTGTCACAAAAAACGTCTCCTATGTTGTCTTTGACGAAATCCACTACATTAACGACCGCGAACGAGGCTACGTCTGGGAAGAGAGCATCATCTTCTCAAAACCCCACGTCCGCTTCCTCTGCCTCTCAGCAACCATCCCCAACGCAAAAGAATTCGCTAACTGGATACAAACCATCCAACACCACCCTGTCGATGTCATCAAACATAACAAAAGAAACGTACCCCTCCACCGTGCTTTTTACGACACCGAACTCGGCATAACCACCCTCGAACGCATCAAAGAACACCTTTCCATCACCGACTACTCCCGTGTTTATCGTAACAAACGACGAAGAAACCGCGTCCCGCCCCCGTCAGACGTCGAGCTCATCAAACTCATCAAAGACAAGCTTCCCTGCCTCTTCTTCACGTTCTCACGAAAAAACTGTCAGGAAAAAGCACTCAACTTGTACAAAACAAACCTTTTTCCTCCAAACAAAGCCATTCCTCCCATCATCAGACAAAAACTCTCCCAAGCACCACCAGAAGTTCGCAACCTCAAAAGCTCAAAAATTCTTCTGCAAACCCTCCCTCACGGAATCGGCTTCCACCACGCAGGCATCCTCCCCGTCGTCAAAGAACTCGTAGAAGACCTCTTCAGCAAAGGCCTCATTAACGTCCTCTACACAACAGAAACCTTCGCGGTTGGCATCAACATGCCTGCCAAAACCGTCTGCTTTGAAAACCTCAGAAAGTATGACGGCATCAACTTCCGCTA
Above is a genomic segment from Candidatus Woesearchaeota archaeon containing:
- a CDS encoding 50S ribosomal protein L15e; translation: MGLYQYLREAWKRPKEAIRSQYRERLIAWRREPVTVRITRPTRLDRARSLGYRAKQGIIVVRQRVGRGGRQRPTIRKGRRSAHFGRRKTLQKNYQAIAEERANKKFPNCEVLGSYWVADDGKNYWYEIILVDRSHPVVKKDKQLSGIAQQRGRAFRGLTSAGRKARGLRKKGTGSEKTRKKRRT
- a CDS encoding DUF655 domain-containing protein; amino-acid sequence: MPEKKREEVAVILDFLPNGYPFDKRPLHLKNPIAQAIGKERFTLLELVAKKGVFLQPYEEVYIGAEKRDKIRHVNGRLPFGKLTETAKSELPHVVAQIVSEKEQEFVHFLNTAQPLNTRMHIIELLPGIGKKHMWEILEAREEGPFKSFEDIRRRVKLMPDPKVMFSRRITDEIMGKEKRYLFTEP
- a CDS encoding 50S ribosomal protein L21e, giving the protein MVQRIGGQRRKTRSLLARKIRQKGKLPIRKYLQEFQPGQKVALVLEPSIAEGVFHRRFHGKTGVVLGKCGSCYEVAVMDVSKKKKLIVHPAHMKGVR
- a CDS encoding 50S ribosomal protein L11 is translated as MATESVEVLIEGGKATAAPPLGPALGPLGVNIGQVVAEINKKTESFKGMQVPVKVEVDKDTKSFSIAVGTPPTSQLIKKEAGLSKGSGRPQEEFVADLLIEQVIKIAKMKEDALLGADLKAKVREVLGTCRSMGVKVEKMPAKEALREVNLGKFDKEILSEKTEVSKDELAELEEERKELQEQVQRQHKEWEEKAKAILDELKDPAAAKKKMVEAEIPDEIIRKLLPEEKKEKK
- a CDS encoding transcription elongation factor Spt5; amino-acid sequence: MSKEEHKNRAPPAPSAESMGGALAEPTVQDEVSTSSVASREEAKERVGEQEAAAKDADIPEEAKIFAVRTTANREDQVVGFIASNAERKKLDVYAVIRPHGMRGYVFVEAASRQDVEQAVFGIPYTKGVLPDLVDYKEIEHMLDQVKKEVNIQKNDIAEIISGPFKREKCKITRVDQAKEEVVVELLEAAVPIPITVKIDAVKVIRRD
- a CDS encoding protein translocase SEC61 complex subunit gamma; this translates as MQVKSFITQCIRVLRVTKRPSWFEFQTIVKVAGLGMVVIGLIGFLLHLIRYGIFGSFLG
- the ftsZ gene encoding cell division protein FtsZ; its protein translation is MDSIIQNAKDAEKKRLPQQHQLDDELEELLAKQRATIKVVGAGGAGNNTINRITEIGIVGAETIAINTDAQDLLYTTADKKILIGKDLTKGLGAGSIPKIGEEAARESEHEIKQALQGADMVFVTCGLGGGTGTGSVPVVAEIAKKTGALVVGVVTLPFDMEGNRRHENAVAGLERLERSVDTLIVIPNDKLLELAPDLPLHTAFKVADEILTNAVKGIAELVTKAGLVNLDFADVRAVMGNGGVALIGVGESDTENRASEAVEKAISNPLLDVDISGANGALINVAGGSDMTLEEARQVVEAVSEKLDEEARIIWGAQLSEDLEGLIRVMLIVTGVRSSQIIGGGSEGKDFKKREIEDELGIEFVD
- a CDS encoding peptidylprolyl isomerase encodes the protein MTSSAKTIARGDFIRVDFTARLVDDGSVVDTTKERVAQEANVSSQGATFGPKVICVGEGQWLSGLDKALVGKAVGSHKIRLSPEEAFGRKSPKLLQLIPKAAFMKQQVTPFPGMEVSIDNQFGVVRSVSGGRVLVDFNHPLAGREIEYELEVHEIVSDAVERAKAVLGWFGLQDAFVGAEGKTVRVLVQEEALKARLERVRPVLEDRLRRFTPFEEVGIAKERVGEKAKSTRKPVKAHEKKS
- a CDS encoding DEAD/DEAH box helicase, which produces MQYRDFTLDPFQEQAITSINKGHSVVVSAPTGSGKTLIADYIIDTYLHQGKNVIYTAPIKALSNQKFKEFTALFGKDAIGLLTGDIVINPAAPVLIMTTEIYRNMSLINDPVTKNVSYVVFDEIHYINDRERGYVWEESIIFSKPHVRFLCLSATIPNAKEFANWIQTIQHHPVDVIKHNKRNVPLHRAFYDTELGITTLERIKEHLSITDYSRVYRNKRRRNRVPPPSDVELIKLIKDKLPCLFFTFSRKNCQEKALNLYKTNLFPPNKAIPPIIRQKLSQAPPEVRNLKSSKILLQTLPHGIGFHHAGILPVVKELVEDLFSKGLINVLYTTETFAVGINMPAKTVCFENLRKYDGINFRYLNSKEYFQIAGRAGRRGIDKEGFAYAMIHRRDFNYETIKKMTTKDVEPITSQFRLSINTVLNLIKQHTPPEIEDILRKNFYTYQKYRSRIYDVPTHDILRRFNTIKKKLTILHFLEDGKLTEKGEFASRIYSDEIPTTELFATDFFKTCTEYQVLLLLAALAYESRERTEFYHAYPSKAVKQLMHRISRHPTLKKEKRFKAIPDLTALIKPCMDGESIFAILKNANLLEGDIIRIFKQMLDRIGQIKNATREPDLLTLMEQCQHRINYTLQDIDLI